The following proteins come from a genomic window of Corynebacterium hansenii:
- a CDS encoding lysophospholipid acyltransferase family protein has translation MAFDSSKYTKIKGFTVPKSFRPAPLTAEAKEWFYGRTILPAAIAYMRFQGLDITVEGAENMPTDGGAMVAVNHTSYFDFIHGGIPAYLNGRRLVRFMAKKEIFDNKIAGPLMRKMKHIEVDRFAGRGAYEEAVRRLRAGALVGIFPEATISRSFEIKRLKTGTARLAHDAGVPIVPVIMFGSQRVWTKGHKKHLGRVNVPIWIRVGEPIRTTGDAVADTQTLHDAMAEQLASLRADYIDRYGDAPGAYWMPASLGGSAPTLEEANEMDEKLRLERIAKRDAQRIREGKEPLGDTANGAGRGGDGDGGFGDGGGNGYAAPGSGSGSASDTGAGSDTGDGTAPGTTPAPRED, from the coding sequence ATGGCGTTCGATTCGTCGAAGTACACCAAGATCAAGGGCTTCACCGTCCCGAAGTCGTTCCGCCCGGCGCCGCTGACCGCGGAGGCCAAGGAGTGGTTCTACGGGCGGACCATCCTGCCCGCGGCCATCGCCTACATGCGGTTCCAGGGCCTGGACATCACCGTCGAGGGCGCGGAGAACATGCCCACCGACGGCGGCGCGATGGTCGCGGTGAACCACACCAGCTACTTCGACTTCATCCACGGCGGCATCCCGGCGTACCTCAACGGCCGCCGCCTGGTGCGCTTCATGGCCAAGAAGGAAATCTTCGACAACAAGATCGCCGGCCCGCTGATGCGCAAGATGAAGCACATCGAGGTCGACCGCTTCGCCGGCCGCGGCGCCTACGAGGAAGCCGTCCGCCGCCTGCGCGCCGGCGCCCTGGTGGGCATCTTCCCGGAGGCCACGATCTCGCGGTCCTTCGAGATCAAGCGCCTGAAGACCGGCACCGCCCGCCTGGCGCACGACGCCGGCGTGCCCATCGTCCCGGTGATCATGTTCGGGTCGCAGCGCGTGTGGACCAAGGGCCACAAGAAGCACCTCGGCCGCGTGAACGTGCCCATCTGGATCCGCGTCGGCGAGCCGATCCGCACCACCGGCGACGCCGTCGCCGACACGCAGACGCTCCACGACGCCATGGCCGAGCAGCTGGCCTCCCTGCGGGCCGACTACATCGACCGTTACGGCGATGCCCCCGGCGCCTACTGGATGCCGGCCTCGCTCGGTGGCTCCGCGCCGACGCTGGAGGAAGCCAACGAGATGGACGAGAAGCTGCGGCTGGAGCGCATCGCCAAGCGCGACGCGCAGCGCATCCGCGAAGGCAAGGAGCCCCTCGGCGACACCGCCAACGGTGCCGGTCGCGGCGGCGACGGCGACGGCGGTTTCGGCGACGGCGGCGGCAACGGTTACGCCGCACCGGGCTCCGGCTCGGGCTCAGCCTCCGACACCGGCGCAGGCTCCGACACCGGAGACGGCACCGCCCCCGGCACGACACCCGCCCCCCGGGAGGACTGA